The following proteins are co-located in the Poecile atricapillus isolate bPoeAtr1 chromosome 2, bPoeAtr1.hap1, whole genome shotgun sequence genome:
- the LOC131575718 gene encoding RING finger protein 151-like, whose amino-acid sequence MGYDIERFVGYVNEGLLCSICRDVLEDPLQAPCEHAFCTACIHGWLVHHSNCPEDRQVIDVSLLRPLYRYMKNDLNRLQLHCRNREYGCEMVCSLESIDRHERECEYSQIPCSNAGCTVQIERRNLDGHLAVCEYRSRECPNGCGYTILSAEDTQHNCVAELRTELELLRSEMICRVEEAKHEMESRLDSQRRHMVQKESILQNEIEELKSQMSRMMSDVRSLMAAERQHRQELEQAELEKRELMELLKGLQKDCRLTTTEGSRKSNFRPLTRLESVKRKPREVTVI is encoded by the exons ATGGGTTATGATATTGAGCGCTTCGTGGGCTATGTTAATGAAGGGCTGTTGTGCTCCATCTGCCGAGACGTGTTGGAAGATCCGCTGCAGGCTCCTTGCGAACACGCTTTCTGCACTGCCTGTATCCATGGGTGGCTTGTTCATCACAGTAACTGCCCTGAAGACAGACAAGTGATTGATGTGTCTTTGCTACGACCTCTGTACAG ATACATGAAAAATGATTTAAACCGTCTTCAGCTACATTGCAGAAACAGAGAGTATGGCTGTGAAATGGTTTGCTCTCTGGAATCTATAGACAGGCATGAAAGGGAGTGTGAGTACAGTCAGATACCTTGCTCCAATGCTG GCTGTACGGTGCAGATTGAGCGGCGTAACCTGGATGGGCACCTGGCGGTGTGTGAGTACCGGAGCCGGGAGTGCCCCAATGGCTGTGGCTACACCATCCTCAGCGCAGAGGACACGCAGCACAACTGTGTGGCAGAGCTAAGAACCGAGCTGGAGCTGCTTCG GTCAGAAATGATCTGCAGAGTGGAGGAGGCAAAACATGAGATGGAGTCAAGGTTAGATTCACAGAGAAGGCATATGGTCCAAAAAGAGAGTATTCTGCAAAATGAAATTGAAGAACTAAAG AGTCAGATGTCACGAATGATGTCAGATGTACGGTCTCTGATGGCTGCGGAGAGACAGCACCGTCAAGAGCTGGAgcaagcagagctggaaaaacgGGAGTTAATGGAGCTGCTGAAGGGGCTGCAGAAGGACTGTAGATTAACTACTACAGAGGGAAGCAGGAAGTCAAATTTCCGTCCTTTGACACGACTAGAGAGTGTAAAAAGAAAACCTAGGGAAGTTACAGTTATCTAA